From the genome of Rhineura floridana isolate rRhiFlo1 chromosome 7, rRhiFlo1.hap2, whole genome shotgun sequence, one region includes:
- the HPS6 gene encoding BLOC-2 complex member HPS6, which yields MKLRQVSDWSDFVRGRSLRELLDQRRPGEAPSRILASPDKQHLFLLWNQPASQARVVAFQRLGVDGDDLERSWQPAQPPVVGLLFLESPATAVSWVLTIIWEQGKTELWRFVPAVGWHLLQSLELCHGARARIVSVCSWGGQLVWCEERPALDAQLTPERRAFRYCICTRHLQIGEQGAQLSPLRIVLHNSPVYRVLASPSGVFLVPTLATFPGIAKFVLIWRPENADIVIAAPSKGCICAKALHPSCEVDFKKLVLGCVGLLASMDALDIHSCALSSCRGLLLVTMAGAVELVQPNGVWRPIFDFGGNALAPGEQVQLKVFGDTLACFFRGALCLVDLDNRQLIEKKILSTEEVLFLDFWAEEEEVQLLAPSGIYSLDFPGTYKDKPLLVEMVFEEACNYYQRRSLSSSQLTVEKLKKGDMFQAPIALSSILCHSLASKEKRSRALPEHYAKLLGTMQLELQSYRNLEFLKTHVVGALESEVESYGEALVEQELSRLLHLDLNRENLVYLNAIFSSFPRACWKAIQNHLQLQQNGDGVLVARATPDVWKKILGGSVPSLSKQEEGSLNGVVPLFELVCLLLQQFKPKWLPQFVGLSQQYMGASWTYSNKEGPESGVPLYKRVLAVLPRRSRGTLADGEMEIELLLCSQRPKAILQAMDLLIQHGRWQRVMEAAEKFSVLSPLLNKEIFIILLREFSQHRALDPYLDKLWDLCPTDLSASDVLSHIQQYVAPIELDPPPFPPDGSFQLTVGLLKPLLHKLAHCPSGQDEIYGDVLQSPTFPPPTPPRQHKVVPKAISQEELTPFQNHT from the coding sequence ATGAAGTTGCGGCAAGTCTCGGACTGGAGCGACTTCGTCCGCGGCCGCAGCCTGCGGGAGTTGCTGGACCAACGCCGTCCGGGCGAGGCTCCCAGCCGCATCTTAGCCAGCCCTGACAAACAACATCTGTTTCTGTTGTGGAACCAGCCGGCTTCCCAGGCTCGAGTTGTGGCTTTCCAGCGCCTGGGTGTCGATGGGGATGATCTGGAGAGGAGCTGGCAGCCTGCTCAGCCCCCTGTGGTGGGACTGCTTTTCCTGGAAAGCCCCGCGACAGCTGTCTCCTGGGTGCTAACTATCATTTGGGAGCAAGGCAAGACTGAACTCTGGCGCTTTGTGCCCGCAGTGGGATGGCACTTGCTGCAGAGCCTGGAGCTGTGCCATGGAGCGCGTGCCCGGATTGTCTCCGTCTGCAGCTGGGGTGGCCAGCTAGTATGGTGTGAGGAGAGGCCAGCCTTAGATGCCCAGCTGACTCCCGAGAGGAGAGCCTTCAGGTACTGCATCTGCACTAGACACCTTCAGATTGGGGAGCAGGGAGCCCAGCTGAGCCCCTTAAGGATTGTCTTGCACAACAGCCCTGTTTACAGAGTGCTGGCATCGCCCTCTGGAGTTTTCCTCGTGCCCACCCTAGCCACCTTCCCAGGCATAGCCAAGTTTGTCCTCATCTGGCGGCCTGAAAATGCTGACATTGTCATTGCTGCTCCATCCAAAGGCTGCATTTGCGCTAAGGCTTTGCATCCGAGCTGTGAAGTGGACTTCAAGAAGCTGGTATTGGGCTGTGTAGGACTCTTGGCATCTATGGACGCTTTGGATATCCATAGTTGTGCACTCTCTAGCTGCAGAGGGCTCCTCCTGGTTACCATGGCAGGAGCTGTGGAGCTGGTTCAACCTAATGGAGTGTGGAGACCTATTTTTGACTTTGGGGGAAATGCCTTGGCCCCAGGGGAGCAAGTGCAACTGAAGGTATTTGGGGACACCCttgcctgctttttcagaggggcTCTTTGTCTTGTGGACTTGGACAACAGGCAATTGATAGAAAAGAAAATCCTGAGCACAGAAGAAGTGCTTTTTTTGGACTTCtgggctgaggaggaggaagtgcagCTCCTTGCTCCAAGTGGCATTTACAGCCTTGACTTCCCTGGTACTTACAAGGACAAGCCTCTCCTGGTGGAGATGGTTTTTGAAGAGGCGTGCAACTACTATCAGCGGCGGAGCCTCAGCAGCTCTCAACTCACTGTAGAGAAATTGAAGAAGGGAGACATGTTTCAGGCTCCAATTGCACTTTCCTCCATTCTGTGCCATAGCCTTGCTTCCAAGGAAAAACGGTCCAGGGCCCTCCCAGAGCATTATGCCAAGCTGCTGGGCACGATGCAACTAGAACTGCAGAGCTATCGGAACCTGGAATTCCTGAAAACACATGTGGTTGGAGCCTTGGAAAGTGAGGTGGAGAGTTATGGGGAGGCACTGGTGGAGCAGGAGCTCAGTCGTCTTCTGCACTTGGACTTAAACAGGGAGAACCTGGTCTACCTGAATGCCATCTTCAGTTCCTTCCCCAGGGCCTGCTGGAAGGCCATACAGAATCATTTGCAGCTACAACAGAATGGTGATGGAGTACTGGTAGCCAGAGCCACTCCAGATGTATGGAAGAAAATTCTGGGGGGATCAGTGCCCAGTCTGAGCAAGCAAGAGGAGGGGTCTCTAAACGGAGTGGTTCCCCTTTTTGAACTTGTCTGTCTCTTGCTACAACAGTTCAAGCCTAAATGGCTGCCTCAGTTTGTGGGGCTATCTCAGCAGTACATGGGTGCCTCTTGGACTTACAGCAACAAGGAGGGTCCTGAGAGTGGTGTACCCCTCTACAAGAGAGTGCTGGCTGTGCTGCCAAGGAGAAGCAGAGGTACTCTGGCAGATGGGGAAATGGAAATTGAGCTCCTGCTATGTAGCCAACGGCCCAAAGCCATACTACAGGCCATGGACCTCCTTATCCAGCATGGGAGATGGCAGCGTGTGATGGAGGCAGCAGAAAAGTTCTCCGTGTTAAGCCCTTTGCTGAACAAAGAGATATTTATCATCCTATTAAGAGAGTTTTCCCAGCATAGGGCGCTGGATCCTTACTTGGACAAGCTGTGGGACCTCTGTCCTACAGATCTGAGTGCTTCTGATGTCCTGAGCCACATTCAGCAATACGTAGCCCCAATAGAACttgaccctcctcccttccctccagaTGGGTCTTTCCAGCTGACTGTTGGCCTGCTCAAGCCGCTGTTACACAAACTGGCCCATTGTCCATCTGGCCAGGATGAAATTTATGGTGATGTCTTACAGAGCCCAACCTTCCCTCCACCAACCCCACCCAGGCAACACAAAGTTGTTCCAAAGGCAATTTCCCAGGAAGAGTTGACGCCTTTTCAGAACCACACATAG